A genomic stretch from Malus domestica chromosome 15, GDT2T_hap1 includes:
- the LOC114821688 gene encoding growth-regulating factor 1 isoform X1, translating into MAEVSGMDFGLMGLEGLVGPDAGGGEAAGKVGDGSGSASAKQQRSWPVDDDWRTSKMPKNEDLNASRTMPLQYQGTPLLRSNSQLLPPPAETHRQEQMLSFSNNKSEVSFLSKDGDFAYYQRNPTPILSPYPRNAGSPGYGSLNLSMHGPLTGARGPFTPSQWIELEHQALIYKYMTSNVPVPSNLLIPLKKPLYPYGLSGPSNPTSIAWGAYHLGFSGNNDPEPGRCRRTDGKKWRCSRDAVADQKYCERHINRGRHRSRKPVEGQPGQAVSGTSNSKRVPMNSSMSTSVMASNGASNSITTAPQQFKRLQTAVAANPSSADAFVNSVFCRMQDPRGLSVMSAPTLKPKSNNSTSKLGKQEFLVEESSQSEFGIVSTYSLLNPSHRNSYISKDFGGSFLDFSDQETQDQHPLRQFMDDWPKDQSSHSVSTWPEEIKSDWTQLSMSIPMASSEFSSSSSSPTHEKLALSPLRLSREFVPAQMNLGMSNDLSESSQKQTNWIPIPWGNSMGGPLGEVITNTTSSGKIYNNSTSPLNLLNEGWDGNSQLGSSPTGVLQKSTFCSLSNSSSGSSPRGGEIKKSSLDGASIYDDVLGSTFASSPVPSL; encoded by the exons ATGGCCGAGGTGTCCGGAATGGATTTTGGGCTGATGGGTTTGGAGGGTTTGGTGGGTCCCGACGCCGGAGGAGGAGAGGCAGCGGGAAAAGTTGGTGACGGATCTGGCTCCGCCTCCGCCAAGCAGCAAAGATCTTGGCCGGTGGACGACGACTGGAGGACCTCAAAAATGCCGAAAAACGAAGACTTGAATGCTTCCAGGACAATGCCCTTGCAGTACCAGGGGACACCTCTGCTGAGATCTAATTCTCAGCTGCTTCCTCCTCCAGCTGAGACTCACAGGCAGGAGCAAATGCTGAGCTTTTCTAACAACAAATCAGAAGTCAGTTTTCTCAGCAAAGATGGAGACTTTGCCTACTACCAGAGGAATCCCACTCCCATTCTCTCTCCTTACCCAAGGAATGCAGGCTCACcag gtTATGGAAGCTTGAATCTGAGCATGCATGGGCCTTTGACTGGGGCTAGAGGACCCTTCACTCCTTCTCAGTGGATTGAGCTGGAGCACCAGGCCTTGATCTACAAGTACATGACTTCAAATGTGCCTGTCCCTTCCAATCTGCTCATACCTCTCAAGAAACCCCTCTACCCTTATGGCTTGTCTGGTCCTTCTAATCCCACCTCAA TAGCGTGGGGCGCTTACCATCTGGGCTTCTCTGGCAACAACGATCCCGAACCTGGGAGGTGTCGCCGAACGGATGGGAAGAAATGGCGTTGCTCGAGAGATGCTGTTGCAGATCAGAAGTATTGTGAAAGGCATATTAACAGGGGCCGCCATCGTTCAAGAAAGCCTGTGGAAGGCCAGCCTGGCCAGGCCGTCTCTGGGACCAGTAATTCAAAGAGGGTGCCTATGAATTCGTCAATGTCAACATCCGTGATGGCAAGCAATGGCGCATCCAACAGCATCACAACCGCGCCGCAGCAGTTCAAAAGATTGCAGACTGCTGTTGCTGCCAATCCTTCTTCTGCAGATGCCTTTGTCAACAG TGTGTTTTGCAGGATGCAAGATCCACGAGGACTTTCCGTGATGTCTGCTCCTACCCTTAAGCCGAAATCCAACAATTCGACATCTAAACTTGGAAAACAAGAATTCCTAGTGGAAGAATCCTCCCAATCAGAGTTTGGAATTGTTTCTACTTATTCACTTCTCAACCCTTCACATAGGAACTCTTACATCTCTAAAGATTTTGGTGGTTCTTTCCTAGACTTCAGTGATCAAGAAACTCAAGACCAACATCCGCTTCGCCAGTTCATGGATGATTGGCCTAAGGACCAGTCCAGTCACTCAGTCTCGACTTGGCCTGAAGAAATAAAATCTGACTGGACGCAGCTATCAATGTCGATCCCAATGGCATCCTCTGAGTTCTCATCATCCTCTTCCTCCCCAACGCACGAGAAACTTGCGCTCTCACCGCTGAGGCTATCCCGGGAGTTTGTGCCTGCCCAAATGAATTTGGGAATGAGCAATGACCTTAGCGAATCAAGCCAGAAACAAACTAATTGGATACCTATCCCCTGGGGAAATTCAATGGGGGGTCCTTTAGGAGAGGTCATAACCAACACCACCAGCAGTGGCAAGATCTACAATAACTCAACATCGCCGCTTAACCTCTTAAATGAAGGGTGGGATGGCAACTCTCAGTTGGGATCTTCCCCAACTGGTGTCTTGCAGAAGTCAACTTTCTGTTCGCTTTCAAACAGCAGCTCAGGGAGCAGCCCAAGAGGAGGTGAGATCAAGAAGAGTAGCCTTGATGGGGCAAGCATATATGATGACGTGCTAGGTTCGACCTTCGCAAGCTCCCCAGTTCCATCCCTGTAA
- the LOC114821688 gene encoding growth-regulating factor 1 isoform X4, translating to MAEVSGMDFGLMGLEGLVGPDAGGGEAAGKVGDGSGSASAKQQRSWPVDDDWRTSKMPKNEDLNASRTMPLQYQGTPLLRSNSQLLPPPAETHRQEQMLSFSNNKSEVSFLSKDGDFAYYQRNPTPILSPYPRNAGSPGYGSLNLSMHGPLTGARGPFTPSQWIELEHQALIYKYMTSNVPVPSNLLIPLKKPLYPYGLSGPSNPTSTWGAYHLGFSGNNDPEPGRCRRTDGKKWRCSRDAVADQKYCERHINRGRHRSRKPVEGQPGQAVSGTSNSKRVPMNSSMSTSVMASNGASNSITTAPQQFKRLQTAVAANPSSADAFVNRMQDPRGLSVMSAPTLKPKSNNSTSKLGKQEFLVEESSQSEFGIVSTYSLLNPSHRNSYISKDFGGSFLDFSDQETQDQHPLRQFMDDWPKDQSSHSVSTWPEEIKSDWTQLSMSIPMASSEFSSSSSSPTHEKLALSPLRLSREFVPAQMNLGMSNDLSESSQKQTNWIPIPWGNSMGGPLGEVITNTTSSGKIYNNSTSPLNLLNEGWDGNSQLGSSPTGVLQKSTFCSLSNSSSGSSPRGGEIKKSSLDGASIYDDVLGSTFASSPVPSL from the exons ATGGCCGAGGTGTCCGGAATGGATTTTGGGCTGATGGGTTTGGAGGGTTTGGTGGGTCCCGACGCCGGAGGAGGAGAGGCAGCGGGAAAAGTTGGTGACGGATCTGGCTCCGCCTCCGCCAAGCAGCAAAGATCTTGGCCGGTGGACGACGACTGGAGGACCTCAAAAATGCCGAAAAACGAAGACTTGAATGCTTCCAGGACAATGCCCTTGCAGTACCAGGGGACACCTCTGCTGAGATCTAATTCTCAGCTGCTTCCTCCTCCAGCTGAGACTCACAGGCAGGAGCAAATGCTGAGCTTTTCTAACAACAAATCAGAAGTCAGTTTTCTCAGCAAAGATGGAGACTTTGCCTACTACCAGAGGAATCCCACTCCCATTCTCTCTCCTTACCCAAGGAATGCAGGCTCACcag gtTATGGAAGCTTGAATCTGAGCATGCATGGGCCTTTGACTGGGGCTAGAGGACCCTTCACTCCTTCTCAGTGGATTGAGCTGGAGCACCAGGCCTTGATCTACAAGTACATGACTTCAAATGTGCCTGTCCCTTCCAATCTGCTCATACCTCTCAAGAAACCCCTCTACCCTTATGGCTTGTCTGGTCCTTCTAATCCCACCTCAA CGTGGGGCGCTTACCATCTGGGCTTCTCTGGCAACAACGATCCCGAACCTGGGAGGTGTCGCCGAACGGATGGGAAGAAATGGCGTTGCTCGAGAGATGCTGTTGCAGATCAGAAGTATTGTGAAAGGCATATTAACAGGGGCCGCCATCGTTCAAGAAAGCCTGTGGAAGGCCAGCCTGGCCAGGCCGTCTCTGGGACCAGTAATTCAAAGAGGGTGCCTATGAATTCGTCAATGTCAACATCCGTGATGGCAAGCAATGGCGCATCCAACAGCATCACAACCGCGCCGCAGCAGTTCAAAAGATTGCAGACTGCTGTTGCTGCCAATCCTTCTTCTGCAGATGCCTTTGTCAACAG GATGCAAGATCCACGAGGACTTTCCGTGATGTCTGCTCCTACCCTTAAGCCGAAATCCAACAATTCGACATCTAAACTTGGAAAACAAGAATTCCTAGTGGAAGAATCCTCCCAATCAGAGTTTGGAATTGTTTCTACTTATTCACTTCTCAACCCTTCACATAGGAACTCTTACATCTCTAAAGATTTTGGTGGTTCTTTCCTAGACTTCAGTGATCAAGAAACTCAAGACCAACATCCGCTTCGCCAGTTCATGGATGATTGGCCTAAGGACCAGTCCAGTCACTCAGTCTCGACTTGGCCTGAAGAAATAAAATCTGACTGGACGCAGCTATCAATGTCGATCCCAATGGCATCCTCTGAGTTCTCATCATCCTCTTCCTCCCCAACGCACGAGAAACTTGCGCTCTCACCGCTGAGGCTATCCCGGGAGTTTGTGCCTGCCCAAATGAATTTGGGAATGAGCAATGACCTTAGCGAATCAAGCCAGAAACAAACTAATTGGATACCTATCCCCTGGGGAAATTCAATGGGGGGTCCTTTAGGAGAGGTCATAACCAACACCACCAGCAGTGGCAAGATCTACAATAACTCAACATCGCCGCTTAACCTCTTAAATGAAGGGTGGGATGGCAACTCTCAGTTGGGATCTTCCCCAACTGGTGTCTTGCAGAAGTCAACTTTCTGTTCGCTTTCAAACAGCAGCTCAGGGAGCAGCCCAAGAGGAGGTGAGATCAAGAAGAGTAGCCTTGATGGGGCAAGCATATATGATGACGTGCTAGGTTCGACCTTCGCAAGCTCCCCAGTTCCATCCCTGTAA
- the LOC114821688 gene encoding growth-regulating factor 1 isoform X2, with protein sequence MAEVSGMDFGLMGLEGLVGPDAGGGEAAGKVGDGSGSASAKQQRSWPVDDDWRTSKMPKNEDLNASRTMPLQYQGTPLLRSNSQLLPPPAETHRQEQMLSFSNNKSEVSFLSKDGDFAYYQRNPTPILSPYPRNAGSPGYGSLNLSMHGPLTGARGPFTPSQWIELEHQALIYKYMTSNVPVPSNLLIPLKKPLYPYGLSGPSNPTSTWGAYHLGFSGNNDPEPGRCRRTDGKKWRCSRDAVADQKYCERHINRGRHRSRKPVEGQPGQAVSGTSNSKRVPMNSSMSTSVMASNGASNSITTAPQQFKRLQTAVAANPSSADAFVNSVFCRMQDPRGLSVMSAPTLKPKSNNSTSKLGKQEFLVEESSQSEFGIVSTYSLLNPSHRNSYISKDFGGSFLDFSDQETQDQHPLRQFMDDWPKDQSSHSVSTWPEEIKSDWTQLSMSIPMASSEFSSSSSSPTHEKLALSPLRLSREFVPAQMNLGMSNDLSESSQKQTNWIPIPWGNSMGGPLGEVITNTTSSGKIYNNSTSPLNLLNEGWDGNSQLGSSPTGVLQKSTFCSLSNSSSGSSPRGGEIKKSSLDGASIYDDVLGSTFASSPVPSL encoded by the exons ATGGCCGAGGTGTCCGGAATGGATTTTGGGCTGATGGGTTTGGAGGGTTTGGTGGGTCCCGACGCCGGAGGAGGAGAGGCAGCGGGAAAAGTTGGTGACGGATCTGGCTCCGCCTCCGCCAAGCAGCAAAGATCTTGGCCGGTGGACGACGACTGGAGGACCTCAAAAATGCCGAAAAACGAAGACTTGAATGCTTCCAGGACAATGCCCTTGCAGTACCAGGGGACACCTCTGCTGAGATCTAATTCTCAGCTGCTTCCTCCTCCAGCTGAGACTCACAGGCAGGAGCAAATGCTGAGCTTTTCTAACAACAAATCAGAAGTCAGTTTTCTCAGCAAAGATGGAGACTTTGCCTACTACCAGAGGAATCCCACTCCCATTCTCTCTCCTTACCCAAGGAATGCAGGCTCACcag gtTATGGAAGCTTGAATCTGAGCATGCATGGGCCTTTGACTGGGGCTAGAGGACCCTTCACTCCTTCTCAGTGGATTGAGCTGGAGCACCAGGCCTTGATCTACAAGTACATGACTTCAAATGTGCCTGTCCCTTCCAATCTGCTCATACCTCTCAAGAAACCCCTCTACCCTTATGGCTTGTCTGGTCCTTCTAATCCCACCTCAA CGTGGGGCGCTTACCATCTGGGCTTCTCTGGCAACAACGATCCCGAACCTGGGAGGTGTCGCCGAACGGATGGGAAGAAATGGCGTTGCTCGAGAGATGCTGTTGCAGATCAGAAGTATTGTGAAAGGCATATTAACAGGGGCCGCCATCGTTCAAGAAAGCCTGTGGAAGGCCAGCCTGGCCAGGCCGTCTCTGGGACCAGTAATTCAAAGAGGGTGCCTATGAATTCGTCAATGTCAACATCCGTGATGGCAAGCAATGGCGCATCCAACAGCATCACAACCGCGCCGCAGCAGTTCAAAAGATTGCAGACTGCTGTTGCTGCCAATCCTTCTTCTGCAGATGCCTTTGTCAACAG TGTGTTTTGCAGGATGCAAGATCCACGAGGACTTTCCGTGATGTCTGCTCCTACCCTTAAGCCGAAATCCAACAATTCGACATCTAAACTTGGAAAACAAGAATTCCTAGTGGAAGAATCCTCCCAATCAGAGTTTGGAATTGTTTCTACTTATTCACTTCTCAACCCTTCACATAGGAACTCTTACATCTCTAAAGATTTTGGTGGTTCTTTCCTAGACTTCAGTGATCAAGAAACTCAAGACCAACATCCGCTTCGCCAGTTCATGGATGATTGGCCTAAGGACCAGTCCAGTCACTCAGTCTCGACTTGGCCTGAAGAAATAAAATCTGACTGGACGCAGCTATCAATGTCGATCCCAATGGCATCCTCTGAGTTCTCATCATCCTCTTCCTCCCCAACGCACGAGAAACTTGCGCTCTCACCGCTGAGGCTATCCCGGGAGTTTGTGCCTGCCCAAATGAATTTGGGAATGAGCAATGACCTTAGCGAATCAAGCCAGAAACAAACTAATTGGATACCTATCCCCTGGGGAAATTCAATGGGGGGTCCTTTAGGAGAGGTCATAACCAACACCACCAGCAGTGGCAAGATCTACAATAACTCAACATCGCCGCTTAACCTCTTAAATGAAGGGTGGGATGGCAACTCTCAGTTGGGATCTTCCCCAACTGGTGTCTTGCAGAAGTCAACTTTCTGTTCGCTTTCAAACAGCAGCTCAGGGAGCAGCCCAAGAGGAGGTGAGATCAAGAAGAGTAGCCTTGATGGGGCAAGCATATATGATGACGTGCTAGGTTCGACCTTCGCAAGCTCCCCAGTTCCATCCCTGTAA
- the LOC114821688 gene encoding growth-regulating factor 1 isoform X3 codes for MAEVSGMDFGLMGLEGLVGPDAGGGEAAGKVGDGSGSASAKQQRSWPVDDDWRTSKMPKNEDLNASRTMPLQYQGTPLLRSNSQLLPPPAETHRQEQMLSFSNNKSEVSFLSKDGDFAYYQRNPTPILSPYPRNAGSPGYGSLNLSMHGPLTGARGPFTPSQWIELEHQALIYKYMTSNVPVPSNLLIPLKKPLYPYGLSGPSNPTSIAWGAYHLGFSGNNDPEPGRCRRTDGKKWRCSRDAVADQKYCERHINRGRHRSRKPVEGQPGQAVSGTSNSKRVPMNSSMSTSVMASNGASNSITTAPQQFKRLQTAVAANPSSADAFVNRMQDPRGLSVMSAPTLKPKSNNSTSKLGKQEFLVEESSQSEFGIVSTYSLLNPSHRNSYISKDFGGSFLDFSDQETQDQHPLRQFMDDWPKDQSSHSVSTWPEEIKSDWTQLSMSIPMASSEFSSSSSSPTHEKLALSPLRLSREFVPAQMNLGMSNDLSESSQKQTNWIPIPWGNSMGGPLGEVITNTTSSGKIYNNSTSPLNLLNEGWDGNSQLGSSPTGVLQKSTFCSLSNSSSGSSPRGGEIKKSSLDGASIYDDVLGSTFASSPVPSL; via the exons ATGGCCGAGGTGTCCGGAATGGATTTTGGGCTGATGGGTTTGGAGGGTTTGGTGGGTCCCGACGCCGGAGGAGGAGAGGCAGCGGGAAAAGTTGGTGACGGATCTGGCTCCGCCTCCGCCAAGCAGCAAAGATCTTGGCCGGTGGACGACGACTGGAGGACCTCAAAAATGCCGAAAAACGAAGACTTGAATGCTTCCAGGACAATGCCCTTGCAGTACCAGGGGACACCTCTGCTGAGATCTAATTCTCAGCTGCTTCCTCCTCCAGCTGAGACTCACAGGCAGGAGCAAATGCTGAGCTTTTCTAACAACAAATCAGAAGTCAGTTTTCTCAGCAAAGATGGAGACTTTGCCTACTACCAGAGGAATCCCACTCCCATTCTCTCTCCTTACCCAAGGAATGCAGGCTCACcag gtTATGGAAGCTTGAATCTGAGCATGCATGGGCCTTTGACTGGGGCTAGAGGACCCTTCACTCCTTCTCAGTGGATTGAGCTGGAGCACCAGGCCTTGATCTACAAGTACATGACTTCAAATGTGCCTGTCCCTTCCAATCTGCTCATACCTCTCAAGAAACCCCTCTACCCTTATGGCTTGTCTGGTCCTTCTAATCCCACCTCAA TAGCGTGGGGCGCTTACCATCTGGGCTTCTCTGGCAACAACGATCCCGAACCTGGGAGGTGTCGCCGAACGGATGGGAAGAAATGGCGTTGCTCGAGAGATGCTGTTGCAGATCAGAAGTATTGTGAAAGGCATATTAACAGGGGCCGCCATCGTTCAAGAAAGCCTGTGGAAGGCCAGCCTGGCCAGGCCGTCTCTGGGACCAGTAATTCAAAGAGGGTGCCTATGAATTCGTCAATGTCAACATCCGTGATGGCAAGCAATGGCGCATCCAACAGCATCACAACCGCGCCGCAGCAGTTCAAAAGATTGCAGACTGCTGTTGCTGCCAATCCTTCTTCTGCAGATGCCTTTGTCAACAG GATGCAAGATCCACGAGGACTTTCCGTGATGTCTGCTCCTACCCTTAAGCCGAAATCCAACAATTCGACATCTAAACTTGGAAAACAAGAATTCCTAGTGGAAGAATCCTCCCAATCAGAGTTTGGAATTGTTTCTACTTATTCACTTCTCAACCCTTCACATAGGAACTCTTACATCTCTAAAGATTTTGGTGGTTCTTTCCTAGACTTCAGTGATCAAGAAACTCAAGACCAACATCCGCTTCGCCAGTTCATGGATGATTGGCCTAAGGACCAGTCCAGTCACTCAGTCTCGACTTGGCCTGAAGAAATAAAATCTGACTGGACGCAGCTATCAATGTCGATCCCAATGGCATCCTCTGAGTTCTCATCATCCTCTTCCTCCCCAACGCACGAGAAACTTGCGCTCTCACCGCTGAGGCTATCCCGGGAGTTTGTGCCTGCCCAAATGAATTTGGGAATGAGCAATGACCTTAGCGAATCAAGCCAGAAACAAACTAATTGGATACCTATCCCCTGGGGAAATTCAATGGGGGGTCCTTTAGGAGAGGTCATAACCAACACCACCAGCAGTGGCAAGATCTACAATAACTCAACATCGCCGCTTAACCTCTTAAATGAAGGGTGGGATGGCAACTCTCAGTTGGGATCTTCCCCAACTGGTGTCTTGCAGAAGTCAACTTTCTGTTCGCTTTCAAACAGCAGCTCAGGGAGCAGCCCAAGAGGAGGTGAGATCAAGAAGAGTAGCCTTGATGGGGCAAGCATATATGATGACGTGCTAGGTTCGACCTTCGCAAGCTCCCCAGTTCCATCCCTGTAA